One window of Chloroflexus aggregans DSM 9485 genomic DNA carries:
- the typA gene encoding translational GTPase TypA: MIQRTDLRNIAIIAHVDHGKTTLVDAMLKQSRIFRQNQQVEERVLDSNALERERGITILAKNIAVTYRGVKINIVDTPGHADFGGEVERVMNMVDGVLLLVDAVDGPMPQTKFVLRKALQAGHQAIVVVNKIDRPQARPNHVVNETFDLFVDLGATDEQAEFATIYTNALLGHAGRSPLKLHDSLEPLFECILDRILPPTVDVEGPVQFLVTTSTYDEYKGKILTGRLVRGTIRKGQPLVRIARDGAITPAKVSQIFVYNGLERQEVEQAQAGDIIAIAGIPDAAIGDTIADAQAPEALPPIKVEEPTVRMTFGVNTSPFAGREGTYVTSRKLRERLFQEMERDVALRVEETESPDVFVVAGRGELHLGILIETMRREGYEFQVSKPEVIFREAPDGTRLEPMELVEIEVASEYQGVVVELMGKRQGQMRDMRISEDGSVHYVYLVPTRGLLGFRQLFLTATRGTGIMNSIFFGYEPYAGEIEVRANGSLIAAEGGVATTYAIHALQDRGVFFITPGQEVYEGMVVGQHIRDNDLEVNVCKEKHLTNMRNNRGAETIRLDAPRQLSLDDAIEYIGDDELVEVTPKGWRIRKKLLSADDRRREKKRRELAMSER; the protein is encoded by the coding sequence ATGATACAGCGCACCGATCTGCGAAATATCGCAATTATCGCTCACGTTGATCACGGAAAGACGACACTCGTTGATGCCATGCTCAAGCAGAGCCGCATCTTCCGCCAAAATCAGCAAGTGGAAGAGCGGGTGCTCGACAGCAACGCCCTCGAACGCGAGCGAGGCATTACCATTCTCGCCAAAAATATCGCCGTCACCTACCGCGGCGTCAAGATTAATATCGTGGATACACCCGGTCACGCCGACTTCGGTGGTGAGGTCGAACGGGTGATGAACATGGTAGATGGCGTCTTGTTGCTCGTCGATGCCGTCGATGGCCCGATGCCACAAACTAAATTCGTTTTGCGTAAAGCATTGCAAGCCGGTCATCAGGCAATCGTGGTCGTCAACAAGATCGACCGTCCGCAAGCCCGCCCCAACCACGTCGTCAACGAAACGTTTGACCTGTTTGTTGATTTGGGCGCTACCGATGAACAGGCCGAGTTCGCAACCATCTATACCAACGCACTCCTCGGTCACGCCGGGCGCTCACCGCTTAAGTTACACGATTCGCTCGAACCGCTCTTCGAGTGCATTCTCGACCGTATTCTACCACCGACGGTTGATGTTGAGGGGCCGGTACAGTTTCTCGTCACCACCAGCACCTACGACGAGTACAAAGGCAAGATTCTTACTGGGCGGCTGGTGCGCGGCACCATCCGCAAAGGTCAACCGTTGGTACGGATCGCGCGCGACGGCGCGATCACGCCGGCTAAAGTCAGCCAGATTTTTGTGTACAACGGGCTAGAGCGGCAAGAGGTCGAGCAGGCGCAGGCCGGCGATATTATCGCGATTGCCGGCATCCCTGACGCCGCCATCGGCGACACTATCGCCGATGCCCAGGCCCCCGAAGCGCTCCCACCGATCAAGGTCGAAGAGCCAACGGTCCGTATGACCTTCGGTGTCAATACCAGCCCCTTTGCCGGACGCGAAGGCACCTACGTCACCTCGCGCAAGCTGCGTGAACGCCTATTCCAAGAGATGGAACGCGATGTAGCACTGCGGGTAGAAGAGACCGAAAGTCCTGACGTATTTGTCGTCGCCGGAAGAGGCGAGCTGCATCTCGGTATCTTGATTGAGACGATGCGCCGCGAGGGATACGAGTTTCAGGTCTCGAAACCGGAAGTCATTTTCCGGGAAGCACCCGATGGCACCCGCCTCGAACCGATGGAGCTGGTCGAGATTGAAGTGGCGAGCGAGTATCAGGGCGTTGTGGTCGAGTTGATGGGCAAGCGGCAGGGGCAGATGCGCGATATGCGCATCAGCGAAGATGGCTCAGTGCATTATGTCTATCTCGTGCCGACGCGCGGCCTGCTTGGCTTCCGTCAGCTCTTCCTCACCGCCACCCGCGGCACCGGGATTATGAACAGCATCTTCTTCGGCTACGAGCCATACGCGGGCGAGATCGAGGTGCGGGCTAACGGCAGCCTGATCGCTGCCGAAGGCGGCGTCGCCACCACCTATGCCATTCACGCCTTGCAAGACCGCGGCGTCTTCTTTATCACTCCCGGCCAAGAGGTCTACGAAGGCATGGTGGTCGGCCAGCACATCCGCGACAACGACCTTGAGGTGAACGTCTGCAAAGAGAAGCATCTCACCAATATGCGCAACAATCGCGGCGCCGAAACGATACGGCTCGACGCACCGCGCCAGCTCTCGCTTGACGACGCGATTGAGTATATCGGCGACGACGAGCTGGTTGAGGTGACACCCAAAGGCTGGCGTATTCGTAAGAAGTTGCTCAGTGCCGACGACCGTCGCCGTGAGAAGAAGCGTCGCGAACTTGCCATGAGCGAGCGGTAA
- a CDS encoding LutB/LldF family L-lactate oxidation iron-sulfur protein, translating into MPQTITFYDRVDHALHDDSLQTALHRATTRFIGNRAGAIGALCDPDRLRDQARAIRAYALAHLDELLPQLAANVEARGGHVCWASDGEEARRYIVELARARGVRSIVKSKSMASEEIHLNKALEYAGFEVVETDLGEYIIQLAGETPSHITAPAIHKTREQVSELFQQHLGMPPTTEVPSMIRTARQALRQRFLQADMGISGVNFGVADSGAIVIVENEGNARLSTTVPRIHVAIMGIERIVARLADLGVMLQVLARSATGQKLSVYTSLISGPARPGEEDGPEEFHLVLLDNGRSRILGGQYAESLLCIRCGACLNACPVYQAIGGHAYGGVYSGPIGAILTPLLQPDLPDAYLLPQASSLCGACQEVCPVRIAIPDMLLRHRADAVKAGKVNPVEKAAITGYTMTMTHPAIYDTAGKVGRFFSRILARKGRFRRLPPPLHLWTKERDFPALPPKSFRELWAERKKQRQSSS; encoded by the coding sequence ATGCCGCAAACCATCACCTTTTACGACCGCGTTGATCACGCCCTGCACGATGATTCGTTGCAGACGGCGCTGCACCGGGCGACGACACGCTTTATCGGCAACCGGGCCGGCGCGATCGGCGCACTCTGTGATCCTGATCGGTTACGTGATCAGGCGCGCGCTATCCGAGCCTACGCGCTGGCCCATCTCGATGAGCTGTTGCCGCAGTTGGCTGCCAATGTCGAAGCGCGCGGTGGTCATGTGTGTTGGGCGAGTGATGGCGAAGAGGCCCGGCGCTACATTGTTGAACTGGCCCGCGCGCGTGGGGTACGCAGCATTGTGAAATCAAAATCGATGGCCTCCGAAGAGATTCATCTTAACAAGGCCCTCGAATATGCCGGTTTCGAGGTAGTCGAGACCGATCTTGGCGAGTACATTATTCAGCTTGCCGGCGAAACGCCATCGCACATCACTGCACCCGCCATCCACAAAACCCGCGAGCAGGTGAGTGAACTGTTTCAGCAGCACCTCGGTATGCCGCCGACCACCGAAGTGCCGTCGATGATCCGCACTGCCCGGCAGGCGCTGCGCCAACGCTTTTTGCAGGCCGATATGGGCATCAGCGGGGTCAATTTTGGCGTGGCCGACAGCGGTGCGATCGTGATAGTTGAGAATGAGGGCAATGCACGTCTCTCGACCACGGTACCACGTATTCATGTAGCGATTATGGGTATCGAGCGGATCGTCGCTCGGCTCGCCGATCTGGGTGTGATGCTGCAAGTGTTGGCTCGCTCGGCTACCGGCCAAAAGCTGAGTGTCTATACCAGCTTGATCAGTGGCCCGGCGCGCCCCGGAGAGGAGGATGGTCCCGAAGAGTTTCATCTTGTCTTACTCGACAACGGTCGGTCGCGGATTTTGGGTGGGCAGTACGCCGAGTCGCTGCTCTGCATTCGCTGCGGGGCTTGCCTTAACGCTTGCCCGGTCTATCAGGCAATTGGTGGTCATGCGTATGGTGGTGTCTATTCCGGCCCGATTGGTGCAATTCTGACTCCACTGTTGCAACCCGATTTACCCGATGCCTATCTATTGCCGCAGGCTAGCTCGTTGTGTGGGGCGTGTCAGGAAGTTTGTCCGGTGCGGATTGCCATTCCCGATATGTTACTCCGTCATCGTGCTGATGCTGTTAAAGCCGGTAAGGTCAATCCGGTTGAGAAGGCAGCGATTACCGGTTATACCATGACGATGACCCATCCGGCGATCTATGACACTGCCGGTAAGGTGGGTCGCTTCTTTAGCCGTATCTTGGCCCGTAAGGGACGTTTCCGTCGTTTGCCGCCGCCGCTCCATTTGTGGACGAAAGAGCGCGATTTTCCGGCGTTGCCGCCTAAGTCGTTCCGTGAGTTGTGGGCCGAGCGGAAGAAACAACGCCAATCATCATCGTAG
- a CDS encoding sigma-70 family RNA polymerase sigma factor, with translation MSNPTTIGRSASDTIVLYLNEIGAEPLLTFEQEQQLAQTIAQGRRAAERLTNEPSLHSTEKKRLAAQVAAGEQARAQLINSNLRLVVSIARRYQGHGLTLLDLIQEGSIGLMRAVDKFDAGRGLKFSTYATYWIRQSIGRAIADHSRTVRLPVHLGERLSRLARLRQELAQQLDREPTLEELANAAGLSVEQVERAEQAGLAPTSLDEAHTEDGGGALSEILTDPLQPTPFDEVSEGMLQADVQAALSQLSPRERNILRLRYGLDGEPMHTLEQIGQRLRLTRERVRQLEYEALRKLRDPSLYPQLQGYVNDTI, from the coding sequence ATGAGTAACCCCACCACTATTGGTCGTAGCGCATCTGATACGATTGTGCTCTATCTGAATGAAATCGGTGCAGAGCCGTTACTAACCTTCGAGCAAGAGCAGCAATTAGCCCAGACGATTGCCCAAGGGCGACGTGCCGCCGAACGCTTGACCAATGAGCCGTCGTTGCACAGCACCGAAAAGAAGCGGCTCGCTGCACAAGTTGCTGCCGGTGAGCAAGCGCGCGCACAATTGATCAATTCAAACTTGCGCTTGGTCGTGAGTATTGCTCGCCGCTATCAAGGCCACGGTCTCACCCTGCTTGATCTGATCCAAGAGGGGAGTATCGGCCTGATGCGCGCAGTTGATAAATTTGACGCTGGTCGTGGCCTGAAATTTTCGACCTACGCGACCTATTGGATCCGGCAGAGTATTGGACGAGCGATTGCCGACCATAGCCGTACCGTGCGTTTGCCGGTACATTTAGGCGAACGACTCAGCCGGCTTGCGCGCCTACGCCAAGAGCTGGCCCAACAACTCGACCGCGAACCGACGCTGGAAGAGTTAGCGAACGCCGCCGGCCTGAGCGTCGAGCAAGTCGAGCGGGCCGAACAAGCCGGACTGGCACCGACCTCTCTGGATGAAGCGCACACCGAAGATGGCGGCGGCGCGTTGTCCGAGATACTCACCGACCCTCTGCAACCAACGCCGTTCGATGAAGTCAGCGAGGGTATGTTACAGGCCGATGTACAAGCTGCCCTTAGCCAGCTCTCGCCGCGCGAACGCAACATCTTGCGCCTGCGCTACGGCCTCGACGGCGAGCCAATGCACACCCTCGAACAGATCGGCCAGCGCCTGCGCCTCACCCGCGAACGGGTGCGCCAGTTAGAGTACGAGGCGCTGCGTAAACTACGTGATCCGTCGCTCTATCCACAATTGCAGGGGTATGTAAACGATACAATTTAG
- a CDS encoding (Fe-S)-binding protein has translation MTTGRRRAVLFATCIVDQLYPTVGLAAAELLEQQGVTVEVPPDLLCCGQMAFNAGFRDDAYTVAGRTLEVLRGKGDVVLPSGSCAAMIRHLYHELFAHTPFAGMAADLAHRTYELSEYLVDVLGVTDTGARFNGRITYHDACHGLRFLGLGAQARTLLGHVQGAEVVPLPGCDQCCGFGGLFAVKQHSISAAMLDHKIKAIAATDADLVVTGDVSCMTQIAGGLSRRNSPIRARHLAEVLANMVDAR, from the coding sequence GTGACTACCGGCCGCCGTCGCGCTGTGTTATTCGCGACTTGTATTGTTGATCAGCTCTACCCAACTGTCGGTTTGGCTGCGGCCGAGCTGTTGGAACAACAAGGCGTGACCGTCGAGGTTCCGCCTGACCTGTTATGTTGTGGTCAAATGGCGTTTAATGCCGGCTTTCGTGATGACGCTTACACCGTGGCCGGTCGCACGCTTGAGGTGCTGCGCGGTAAAGGTGATGTGGTGCTGCCATCAGGTTCATGTGCAGCGATGATTCGTCATCTCTACCACGAGCTGTTTGCGCACACGCCATTTGCCGGGATGGCTGCAGACCTGGCCCATCGCACCTACGAACTCAGTGAGTACCTGGTTGATGTGTTGGGGGTCACCGATACCGGTGCGCGTTTCAACGGTCGCATTACCTACCACGATGCGTGCCATGGGTTGCGCTTCCTCGGTCTTGGTGCGCAGGCACGCACGTTGCTCGGTCATGTCCAAGGGGCTGAGGTGGTTCCTCTCCCCGGCTGTGACCAATGTTGTGGGTTTGGCGGTCTGTTTGCCGTTAAGCAGCATAGCATCTCGGCGGCAATGCTCGACCACAAGATCAAGGCGATTGCTGCTACCGACGCCGATCTGGTCGTGACCGGCGATGTATCGTGTATGACCCAAATTGCCGGTGGTTTATCGCGTCGCAACAGTCCAATCCGCGCTCGTCATCTGGCCGAAGTGTTGGCGAACATGGTGGATGCACGGTAA